The genomic segment TCCCTCTGTCAAACTGATCATTATAGTGCCATGGTAAATTAGTTTTTACAATAGCACTCATGCTGTACAGAAGGAGATGGTCTGGGCAGTGCACTAAATAATGGCACAGTCCTTGAACAAAGAGGATGTCCACTGACAAGAAACTGGTGTGGTGAACTTTGGACTTAAGTGAATCAGTCAGTGCATAAACCATTTTCTCTCCTACAAAACTTTTATTGATGTACTGCTGGAATGGTACAGCTCTGGGTTGCATacacatatttaacatttttatcaaCTTTGGTTTGTAATCCAGATCCCCCTTTCCTTTGTTTGTAACTTGCCTGCATTAGTGCTATAGGATAGTAGATTCTTTGTGATGTAAATCATCCCGTGTGCTTGCTCAGGTTTGAACACTGTAAACCGGCAAAGAACGATGAGCCACAAACCCCCCAGACGCTGCCGCTGCCCTCCGTCTCGCTGGAGGGCCCATCAGATCCGGAACCCAGTGTGTCAACACCTGGCTCAGCAGCACAAGACTGGGTCAATGCTGCTGAGTTTGTCCCAGGACAGCCATACTGTGGACGAGGTGAGTGACAGGCAGATAGTTAGAAGTTAGTTtgaatgtcttcaagaaactgaaacatccAGTTGCCTGTGATATATTGCAGCACATACAATGACCAGCAGTGATAACATCAAATTTGATAATGTTGCAGTTCATGAAGttgtacatttacatacacccctgtaaattacatttaaacctgatttttttctcGCTATTCATGACATTTAATCCAAGCTTCATGTTGTAGGCCAATAAGGAAGTTCAAAAGTTTTGCTTCGTTTGTACTCCATAACATCGCCTTGAAATTTTTTTGCATCAAAGTTATGTTCACGTAGCCTTTCACAAGCTTCTCGCACTAAGTTTGGCTCGCTCCTCCTGACAGAACTGCCATTCACATTTTGGCCCCTTTCTTATGTAAGTTTGAGGCTCACCTGAATAAGAAATGCACCATCTTGAGTGCTACTTGTAGGATAGGCCGCTAACGCTATCATTATGTCAGCTGTTCTTTTGTTGGCCACACAGCTTGGCACAGATTTAACAAGGGACCATGGTGTTTCAACATGTGAACACATGAAGCCATAGGTTTTTCTAACATGAGGAGGGCCTGTTGTACAGAAGAGAGAAGGCTTGACTCCCACTCCGGAGATGGTCCATCAGGGAATTGTCTTTGTATAGATTCTACTCACTTACAAGAGTAGACATGAGCACAAAGAGTTCTTATTTTCTGATTAACATGGCTCCAAATAAATGTATGTGATTGAAAAATCTCTCTCGGTGGACTGTCTGTCACAGCTGAGCCAGTGAAAGTGGAGAGCTCTGTCCCTCTCATTGAGGAGTTTGACAGCGACGCAACACTGGATAAACAAGTGTTGAGGAAGCAACTCTGTCCGTACGCTGCTGTTGGCGAGTGCCGCTATGGAATCAACTGTGCCTATCTCCACGGCGATGTGTGTGACATGTGCGGCCTCCAGGTGCTCCACCCCAGTGACAATACCCAGCGTTCTGAACACACAAAGGTAACAGTTACAGAAACACCTGCTGGTGGATCCACATTTACCATGCTGGGGTTTGCATTTGCTTCCCGACAGACATACATTACCTGGAATACTCTGAAGTTAGGTAGATTGTAAAGCAAATATCAAGAAATTGCTAAATTTTCACGGCATGCCTTCATATTTACATGAGCTATGTTACTTGTAATGTAATCAGCCCTCTGGTGTTGTTCACCTGTACAATGTCAAGAATACATAGCTCTTTCCAACTAAACTTCCTCCATAATCCCCTGTGTTTTCATAAACATCACCCTCAATACATGTATGTTTAACTTATTGTGCCAGTCAACACAGGTAATACCCGGTACTCCAGCTTTTCACAAGAAAAGACGCTCACTACCTGTGAGCACTGTGTTAACCAAATGCTAATGCAAACTGAACAcataaaagcatttaactggCAAAATGcgagttgacttttattttgaaataggTTTCTCAGTGAATGCAATGTTTTGGGTGAGTTTGGCACTTACTGCTGTTGTTCATTAATTTGACAGCTGatctgtttgaattgtgtctgAGAATAGCTTTATACAGTCTGTTGGAGCTGTAAGATGAAGAACTGCAGGCAAACTCCCTTTCCCTCACCAACGTTATCATGTTACTTGTTAGCAAACTGGTACTTGCATTTACTGTGATAATTGCTAAATTCACTGAACACATCACGTTTACTGTGTCTAGCCTagctcataaaaaaaaggaaactcatGTTGcctgttaaatgtttttaatgtgaagctgcagcagtaacAAATGTCCTGTTTGTATTAGCCTTAAATTAGCACAGTGCTCTACAGATTTTGAGTCTCTATTCTTACAGAAGCCTGATGTGCCGGTGCCAGTGCCAATGGTGTCACAAGCGTATTAGTTGGTGAGAAAATGTTGACGCTGTGATAACCCTACTCTCTCAATTGTCTTTGTATAGCGTGAAGTTGACATCTTTCTACTTCCGTCTGTGAGCAAACAATAGTGAAATGCCCAAAAGCTGTGTGGTAGGATGCATTAAAAATAGAGCCCTAGAATAAATTTTATAAGCTGCTGAACCAAAACCTTTTAGAATGCTTTAAGAGACAAACGTGGTTACAGACAGTGAGATGTGAAGCATAATCAGGAAGAATGGGAAACAATGAGCTAGCTACAGGCATTTTGTTAGCATTTCAGCCCACGGTGACCTATATTGGTACTAATAGTTTTTCTGTATCATCGTGGATTTTGTATGACAAGTTGCAACAAGGACCCACAGCTGTTTCGTTGCAGTGGtgttatttgaaataaatgaggAAGCTGCCATTTTGGACACAGCCTGTTGTCCGAATACAGCAAAGGGAAACAATACCAGCTCATCTGTGAGAGCGTTATTCTCACGTTATCGTGGCAGAATGGAACCCTGGTTAAATGATGAAAAGGTTATGGTTGTATTGATTTAACTGTCTCCTCTCGTAGGCATGCATCGAGGCCCATGAGAAAGACATGGAAATCTCATTTGCCATCCAACGCAGTAAGGACATgatgtgtggtgtgtgtatggAAGTGGTGTTTGAGAAGGCCAACCCAAGCGAGCGCCGCTTTGGCATCCTTTCCAACTGCAGCCACTGCTACTGTCTAAAGTGCATCCGCAAGTGGAGGAGTGCCAAACAGTTTGAGAGCAAAATTATCAAGTGAGTCTctaatttccattttattttattgtgatgAGGTTCTTGTGTCCCAGAAGATTGGAAACTCTATTGTTCCATGGTTACATTAGAAATGATTGTTAAATCTGTATACAGTTCCTCTTGCCAAATGTTTAATAATCAACGAAGACGTTTTGCTTGCATTTTAGCCTAAAGATAATCAAAAGTGACCAAAGGGTAGTGCAGTCTATATGACAAACAGCATAAAAACCAAAAGGTATTGAATTTACATGTACAAAACTGAACTAAGAAGCTTTACCCAGCAAATGTCTGAGAAAAGAAGGTCTTCTCAGTGAGATTAAATAATAGTGCACTGTTATCTGTGTTGGTTCCAAATGTAAACCTTGTTACATCAGCTGAAATGAACTGATGATATTTCAGTTGAATCTATCttaaatctaaaatctaaagACAAACCACTGTAATCCACACGGAAATCCAGCACTGCTGCTCCTTAAGTAGATGTGACAGCACACGTCATaatgatgacatcagtgtgttttcaaggtgtttacCTGGTGTCCCCCCGTCAGTCTAAACCTGCTGACGGTTTATAATCctatggatgctgttataatgtgttgtgattgagatcctgacccaccaaacgTCCTGGCAGTTACgtttttcgctctaaattacataattacataattgccGTCAGTGAACTGGATATTTCTCCTTATGTAGTTGAGTGAAGAACCTGTGTAGTTGTCAGACTGTCGGACCGACACGCCCTCGATACACACAGCCAGCctatccattcacactggttcagttcacTAATACTGCCCCTCCAGAGGCGGATCcgcaaaatttcacccctcgccacctccgagacattcacacagaggcggAGGCAGAGAATTGGTGCGGGATCCCTGCAtccaaatggcagtgtgaatggggctactgacTGCAGTGTTGGACTCATTGCACCAcctctatttttctttgtaGGTCTTGCCCAGAGTGTCGAATTACATCCAACTTTGTCATCCCAAGCGAGTACTGGGTGGAAGATAAGGACGACAAGCAGAAACTCATCCAGAAATACAAGGACGGCATGGGGTACACAGACCATCTCTCATACTGAGGAGCTATAGAGGCTAACAAACTATACACAAACTACACTAACATAAAAGACTGAATGTATAACTTTTGCAATAAAGCCCGGTTTCTACCAATTGGTTTATATCTACTGTGGGAAACAACAAACTGCACCTTTTTTAGTTTAAGCTATAACTGATTCTCCTTATCAATTTATGGCATTTTAATGAGAATATTTTAGGATATGGCTagaattttattttcacagattaAGAGAAATGCTACCTAAAAAAATCAATGGAGTGCGAATGAACGACAGAGTTGACATTATGGTAAAGATCTCAGTGTACTGTGTTGATGTCTCCTGAATTTAGCATGCTGACAGCTAAACATGCTGAGGCCTCTTCAGCTTCACCCAGGCTGTCAAATTTAGTTTAGCTGGGCCCCAATCACCCATGGTGATCTGAGGGCCTGCTCCAGACCATCTCTAGGGCTAAGGCTATCTGAGCAATGAACTGattagctaatggtagctagTTAAGAGCAACAGTTACTATGGTTATATACGACTCTTGGATTTTGGAGCTACCATCAAATTTTGGACATTCTACAAATTACCTTTCCTTTTAATGAGGCTTCTTTTCAGTCTGGCCTATTTTAAATATGCTCTGCTAAATCTGGTGTATTAAACAGGTGAGTATTGGCAATTAAAAATCCTTTATTTTGCCACTGAAGTGTAGCAGATTTTTGAATAGAAAGCTGTTGAGGGTAATTCTATAAGTCCTAtatatcataggcaactggact from the Acanthopagrus latus isolate v.2019 chromosome 14, fAcaLat1.1, whole genome shotgun sequence genome contains:
- the mkrn1 gene encoding probable E3 ubiquitin-protein ligase makorin-1 isoform X1, with the translated sequence MAEAAVASTAISPGTGGWTKHVTCRYFMHGLCKEGENCRYSHDLTNSKPAAMICKFFQKGNCVFGERCRFEHCKPAKNDEPQTPQTLPLPSVSLEGPSDPEPSVSTPGSAAQDWVNAAEFVPGQPYCGRAEPVKVESSVPLIEEFDSDATLDKQVLRKQLCPYAAVGECRYGINCAYLHGDVCDMCGLQVLHPSDNTQRSEHTKACIEAHEKDMEISFAIQRSKDMMCGVCMEVVFEKANPSERRFGILSNCSHCYCLKCIRKWRSAKQFESKIIKSCPECRITSNFVIPSEYWVEDKDDKQKLIQKYKDGMGSKPCRYFDEGRGTCPFGSNCFYKHAFPDGRLEEAQPQRRQAGSNSRNRNCTSNITADECTQPILRECAFLMEPSGQDCDVKTTVTAISLTSQHRTPGEHRCGTSLMNEKAPTPLTTRTRRW
- the mkrn1 gene encoding probable E3 ubiquitin-protein ligase makorin-1 isoform X2 translates to MAEAAVASTAISPGTGGWTKHVTCRYFMHGLCKEGENCRYSHDLTNSKPAAMICKFFQKGNCVFGERCRFEHCKPAKNDEPQTPQTLPLPSVSLEGPSDPEPSVSTPGSAAQDWVNAAEFVPGQPYCGRAEPVKVESSVPLIEEFDSDATLDKQVLRKQLCPYAAVGECRYGINCAYLHGDVCDMCGLQVLHPSDNTQRSEHTKACIEAHEKDMEISFAIQRSKDMMCGVCMEVVFEKANPSERRFGILSNCSHCYCLKCIRKWRSAKQFESKIIKSCPECRITSNFVIPSEYWVEDKDDKQKLIQKYKDGMGSKPCRYFDEGRGTCPFGSNCFYKHAFPDGRLEEAQPQRRQAGSNSRNRNSRRTPLWDIFDERESTDSFDNEDEEMVTFELSEMLLMLLAAGTDDEVTDSEDEWDLFHEELDDFYEIYL